In Blastocatellia bacterium, the sequence TCGCCCGCTCGGAGGTTTCAATCCCACATTGGTTCGATTCAACGGAGGTCGAGGCAGGTGATAATATCGGAATTCGGGGAGTTTCAATCCCACATTGGTTCGATTCAACGCCATCTGGCCGGTGTCAATCGGCGTTCGCTCGATCTTGTTTCAATCCCACATTGGTTCGATTCAACGACTTTCGCAGAGAAGTTCTACGCCACGGCTTTTGGGCGTTTCAATCCCACATTGGTTCGATTCAACGTCCGGCGACAGCGGCGGCGGCGCACCTATTGTCATCCGTTTCAATCCCACATTGGTTCGATTCAACGCTTCGGCACAGTCCACAACAGGACGCGGGCGGCTGAGTTTCAATCCCACATTGGTTCGATTCAACGGCTTCGCCGAGTTCGACGGCATAGGAGTTCAGTAGTGTTTCAATCCCACATTGGTTCGATTCAACGCTCCCCCTTTTTGATCTGTAGCCTGTGATATCCCAGGTTTCAATCCCACATTGGTTCGATTCAACGGCGCTTCGGCGCGGTGTAGGGCACCGGCGCTTTGGCGTTTCAATCCCACATTGGTTCGATTCAACGCCGTTTCAGCGTCAATACCCAATCCTGCATCGGGTGTTTCAATCCCACATTGGTTCGATTCAACGATCTGCCGCGTGGCGACGACCGCGCCCCTGGTCGCCGTTTCAATCCCACATTGGTTCGATTCAACGACTCCATATCGCGGTCGAGCCCCGCGACCTGCTTGGGTTTCAATCCCACATTGGTTCGATTCAACGCCGTTGGGCATATTCGTCTGAGCACACACTGGTAAGAGTTTCAATCCCACATTGGTTCGATTCAACGGCGGTGTCGTTGTAGACGAAGACCGCGGCGGGGGCGGTTTCAATCCCACATTGGTTCGATTCAACGTTGACCGATCCGGTCAGTCCGAGATGCAAAAATCGGGGTTTCAATCCCACATTGGTTCGATTCAACGACATGTCCGAAACAGAAATTGACGATTTGATTGTTAGTTTCAATCCCACATTGGTTCGATTCAACGGTCAAAGGGTGGCTTTGACTGGTAGCCAGTCGCAAGGTTTCAATCCCACATTGGTTCGATTCAACGCAGGATATAGCACGTATCGAAGAAACTTTTAATGTGAGGTTTCAATCCCACATTGGTTCGATTCAACGCACGAGCGATAACAACAGCACAGCGCCCACGCTCAAGTTTCAATCCCACATTGGTTCGATTCAACGATGATGCACTGCCAGGTTGAAAGTAACCATTGTTAGTTTCAATCCCACATTGGTTCGATTCAACGTACAGCTTACACAGTCGCATCTGTCGGCATGGTAAAGTTTCAATCCCACATTGGTTCGATTCAACGTAATTGAAATTACTTGGCGACGCAACCGCACACGGCGGTTTCAATCCCACATTGGTTCGATTCAACGACTGCTGGCTTCGGCGCGGCTGATTTCACTAAGCAGGTTTCAATCCCACATTGGTTCGATTCAACGCCTTGAAAAAGGGGCGCACGCAGAGGGCCACCCCGAGTTTCAATCCCACATTGGTTCGATTCAACGTGGATTTGACGAGGGTGGCCCCGCACAACTTCAGGCGTTTCAATCCCACATTGGTTCGATTCAACGCCCGCCGCGCTGGCGCAATCCAGGCGGGTATATCAAGTTTCAATCCCACATTGGTTCGATTCAACGCATATATAATGACGCGGCCGTCGCCGCGAATAAAGTGTTTCAATCCCACATTGGTTCGATTCAACGCAGCCGTCGTGAGCTGGCCGCCTTCACGATCAAGGCAGTTTCAATCCCACATTGGTTCGATTCAACGGCGTCCAGACCTCATGGCGGTGGTTGCGCGTCAAGGGTTTCAATCCCACATTGGTTCGATTCAACGGCGCCTCGATCAACGGCAGGCAGGCATCCACCCAGGGTTTCAATCCCACATTGGTTCGATTCAACGAAGACGTCTGCACCTTTCAACGACTTCACGCTCAAGTTTCAATCCCACATTGGTTCGATTCAACGGATGCAATAGTGTTGTAGGCTTCACGCGCACGCTGCGGTTTCAATCCCACATTGGTTCGATTCAACGCCTGCGCTGTCATACACGGTGACGCCCACCGGCTTGCGTTTCAATCCCACATTGGTTCGATTCAACGCCTGCACCGCGCGTGCTGCATCAATCATATTGTCCCGTTTCAATCCCACATTGGTTCGATTCAACGGATACGTTGAAGCCGCTGCATCAGGCGTTGAAGCTGGTTTCAATCCCACATTGGTTCGATTCAACGACGGAAACGGTGCCCGGTGGTGCCTACTACGTCAAGTTTCAATCCCACATTGGTTCGATTCAACGGTGGACTCAAACAGAATGGGAACGCGGTTTATTTATTGTTTCAATCCCACATTGGTTCGATTCAACGTCTGCGCCGTCGGCACCAACCTCACCGGCGCCGCCGAGTTTCAATCCCACATTGGTTCGATTCAACGCAGGCCGCAGAGGTCGAGCGCGTTCAGGTCGGCAGTCGTTTCAATCCCACATTGGTTCGATTCAACGCCGTCGCGCCGGCGAGGCCGTAGACGACAGGAGTTTCAATCCCACATTGGTTCGATTCAACGCCGTGTGGACCGTGCTCGCCGGCAAGCGCGACTTGCGTTTCAATCCCACATTGGTTCGATTCAACGATTGAGGTCCTCGACGTCGCCCACCGGGCGAGCGAGGTTTCAATCCCACATTGGTTCGATTCAACGCCTACCCGCCGCGCGCGACAGTAGATTTCAAGCTGCGTTTCAATCCCACATTGGTTCGATTCAACGCGATTGAAAGGCGCCGATGGCGTGATCGTCATAGCCGTTTCAATCCCACATTGGTTCGATTCAACGCCGACAACACCGTCGGCCGCGGCCGGCTCGATCTGGTTTCAATCCCACATTGGTTCGATTCAACGGCCTTGATTCTATAGCTTTCGCACTCGCAGAATCAAGGTTTTAGCACTCGTTTTTAGCAGGTTCAGACGTAAGGGCGTCGTCGGGCATTAATAAGGCTCAAAGTAGGAGAGCCTGACGACCTTCATTATCCATTTTGGATAGCGCACTTAGTGGAAAGAAAGTTGATCTGTGTCGGCATAATTCCTCTTAAAACAGGCATTTTTATCCGGGGCAGACGACGGGTATTTTTGATAAAGCTTCTTCTCACAGCAGGTTATCCGTTTTTCCACGTTCGCAGCCGATCACTTGCTTATCTAACCACCGTTCCTCGCGCGCCGTGTAGATCAGCACCGAATCGCTCTCTTGGTTCATCAAACGGCCTAACCCGATCCGGACTTCTTCGATTTGTGACTCGGTCAACTCTCCTTCAAAAACCGAATTCTGTACCCAGTTCAAATGTCGTTTCAAAAACTTGTGGACTTTTCCCACCCGTTTCACCTCAACATCATAGACCAAAAGCACGTACATTGCCTGCCTCTCATCCTCGCTTTACCACCAGGTGCGGAAGGCTACATAAGGCTCGACATTCGTCAGGTGCTTGACCAGCTTATAGCACTCCAATCGAATTAATCTTTCGTAGCTCACTTTCCGGTGTAGCCGACGATGTTCGATCGTTGTCTCCAGCCGCGCGTCCCATTCTTTCAGAACCGCCTTGCGGCCCGATTCTTTCAAGTAACAGCCGTTCAAGTCCTGAGAAAAATCCCGCTGGTTGATCTGACGATTATTAATCAGCTTAAACAACATCCGGTCTGCCAGTATCGGCTTGAAGATCTCAGCCAGATCGAGCGCCAGCGAGAAGCGGCGCGCGCCAGGCTCATGCAAGAAGCTGATCGTCGGATTCAACTGTGTCCTGTAGATTTGCGTCAGCACCGCCGCATAGACCAATCCATTTGTAAATGAAATCAGCGCGTTGACCGGGTTGTCCGGCGGGCGCTTCACCCTCCGGGTGAACTCCGCGCGCTCGCGCAGGATTTTTGAGAAACCCTGGTAGTAACAACTGCGCGCCCGCCCTTCACAGCCCATCAGTTCATTGATGTCCTTTACCGCATCCACGCGCAGGACTTCGGCCTGCACGCCTTCGGTTTCGGCGTCCAGCGGGATGCCCCGCGCACCATAATAGCGCAGGTTGCGCAGGATGTTGTGCAGCGCTGAATGAATGAACTCGCGGGCAATCGTCAGCCGTAGCCTTCGATTGCTGTAATGTCGCACCTGCCTGACCAGCACGAAGCCGGCATTCAAATACTCGCGCGGGTAAAACGATCCCGAGTAGTAGCCATAGTAGTTGAAGAAGTGCACCGGCACCTGATGCTGCGCCAGGAAGTTCAGCAGGCGGGCATTCAATTCCAATTCGCCGAAGGCCCACAGCGCGTCGACATCTTCGATGGGAATCACACGGCGCTCGGCGACCCGAACCGGCGCGTCTGCCGATGCGTCGGTCACTGGCCCAGCCAGTGCTTCGTCGCCGGAGACGGCTTCCGGCTCAAGCGCGAGATCGCCCATCCCATCGACTAGCGCATCCGGCTCAAGCGCCGGGGCTGAAGCCTCCGCTTCATCTGCTATCTCGTCTATCGGTGCATTGAACTCGGCGGGTGCGTCTTGCTGAGGCGTGTTGAGCGAGAACAATTCTTCGATGACGCTTTTCTTGGTCGCGCCATTCGACGGTTCCGCTTCAGCCGTCGGCTCAAAGCAGAGCGTGTTGTCCTTGCGCCGCAAGCGGCCTGCGCGGGTCAAATAATAGTGTCTAGCCATAATCAACTCCGGTGTGCAATATTTGAAGACTTTGCTTGTAAGCACGCTCACCCCCAGCAAAGTTCGGCGTAGCTACAAGACCGGCAAATCTTCATCCACTCGACTCCGGGGGCGCGCCGCAGCGCGACGATGCGCTGCATCTCCTTGAGCGTCTCTTCAAGGCGCTGTTGTTTCTCTGCGGTCAGCTCAACGGTTTTCGTCTGCCGCAGCTTCGGGTAATCAATCTGCCCGCTGAGGCCCTCAACGCCTTTGAGCTTGAGGTAATAGAGGTAATAGAGGAGCTGCATCTCGTGGGCTTCTTCCATTTTGTCGGTGAGCTTGACCTCGTGGATGCAGCCGTCCTCGCGCCAATCGAGGACGATCTTGCCGTCGATGTCGAGTTCCTTTTTGCGCCGTGCATAGGCGTCTTCGTGAACCAGGCGGCCGAGGTGGACGCGGTCATGCTCGTGCTCCATGTGGACGCCGTGCGCGAACCACCAGAGCTTCTTGTGGCAGATGAAGTAGTAGCCGACTTCGGTGCCGGTGAATTGAGGTAGTTCTTTCATAAACGATTCAGAGAATGTATCCGCCACCTTCTAACCTTATGCCCAATTCCGTTGAGTAGTCGCTGTTATCTGCCAATTTCCTTATTCCTAGAACTTCGTCATTAGAAAACGCCGGAAAAGCCTTATCTCTCGGCAGACGAAACTGCACAATGTCGCCAGCCATTTCGCGCAGTTTTATCTCAACTGCGATACGATTTTTCCTAGCTTCAGCAAAACTATTCCCCCTTTTTATGCCGGCTAGTTGTTGCAAATCTTCAAATCTCGAATCTTCAAAACTCTGTGGGATGAAGTAACGATATTCTTCACCAAATCTTTGGTCATCTATCAGTTTAAATCTTCCAAGGGTTTCAAATTCCGCCTTATTTATATGCCGAGTCATGTGTAGATTGATATTGGTTTGTTCATGCTCGCCGATAGTCAGGTTGGTTCCGACAAACTCAAAGTATTTTTCTTGAACCGTTTTCATTTCAGCCTCAGAAATAAACTCTGGAAATTCTGCGCTGCCAAAATCAAGCAGCTTTTTGTCCTTTCCACGATAAATCAATTCGGCGGAAAGCCGTCCGCCTATGCTTTGCAAAGCGACGACACGAACTTTGCCGCCATCAGGATATTGGCCATTGCGATTGCAACGTCCAGCAGATTGAATCAAGTTTGGCAGTGGACACCAGTCCCGATATAACACGGGAAAGTCAATGTCCACGCCTGCCTCAATCAACTGTGTCGAAACGAGTACGATCTGTTTTTTGTCCTTTAGCCTTTGCTGACAATGATTCAATTTTGCGCGACGATCATTAAGAGTAAAGTGAGTATTGAGCAGAACACATTCATCAGTCCCATAAAACTCTTGCAGTAATGTGTAAAGGCGCTTGGTATCATCAATGGTATTCAAAATCACCAGACAGGAATCACCGCAACTCTGGATTTCATCTGCAAGCTGTTCGACGGTAGAAATATGCTTTTCATTGCTGATAGTGTAACGGTTGAAAGCATCTTCTTTGTAGCAGTCCGCGCTCAATATCTCTGGTGGAGGCATATAGCCAATGAAAAGCTTTTCAGCCCTTTCATTATCGGGCTGATTGACAACATTCTCTTTTGGCTTGATTTTGAGATACGGCATCGTTGCGGTAGATACGACTGCATAGCTGTCGAACTGACGGCAGAATTCATCCAACAACGCCACGAAAAAAATATAGAGGCGTGGCGGCAATGCTTGTATCTCATCTAATAGAAAGATCGTGCGTGAAAAGTTGGGCAATCGAAGCAGCGTCGCGTTTTTATTGCTGACTAATGTTTCAAAGACTTGGACGAAGGTGGTGACAATAAACGGATGGTCGAAAGTCTCTACAGAAAAGTTTTCGCGTAAAAATTCTGCCAGCTTCTCTTCATTTTGTTCTGTTTCCAACTCGCCCTGTAATTTTTCGATGCGCGAATTTTCCGCGCGTGAATCAATGCGTAAAACCGCAACCTCATCTTTTAATCTGCCTTCGTCAAACTCGTTGAGGCCGTATAAAACTTGTTTGCAAACGGCTTCGACCTGTTCCGTAATCGCCAGGAAGGGTAATGCATAAATCACCTTGAGCGCCGGATCGTGCCCCAGAATTTCTTTCGCCAGAGCAAGCAGCATCATGGTCTTGCCCGCGCCGGTCGGAGCTGACAGAGTGAAAACCCGCCTGCCTTCCTTCAACTTTGAGCGCAAGCTGTGAACCGCTACTTCTCGCATTCGCGTGCGCGCACGATTCAAGTCATTATCAGGCTTGTAACTGCCGAGCTTCTCGTCAATCCGTGCGGCGATATTCTGTTGAAAATAAGGCTTGAGCCTTTCACACTTGTAATCTTCGTTGTCACCAGCATCCCGTTTGTCTGACTCAAGCAGACACGCAAACCCGAATTGAGTCTCAAGGAAAAAGGCGAGGGAGTCATTAATATGCATTGGTACATATCGCGCACTTCTGAAAATTCTCTCGCTCAAATCGGGCGATTCATTGATCTCGAATTTAGTATGCGGCAGGAGAAGTTGCAGGAAATCTGAAATCGGCAAGGGGTTTCTTTCCGCCAAAAACTTCTGCAAATCTGCAAATGGGCGCGAGTTGAAAATACCATCTGCAAAATTAGGCAAATCCCCATGGTGCCGTGCAATCATGGCGGCCAGGCTCAAGAATTTCTTAGGCGTGTCGCCGCACCATTCCTTTATTCTTTCCTGATTGCTTTGTGCGAAACAGAATAGGGCGTAAGCCGATAAATACGAATGCCCGGAATATCCCTGCGGCTTAATCGGAGTTAGCTTCGCTTGGAAATTCGGATTGATCTTTCCCAGGTCATGAAAGAGCGCAGCGACTTCAGCGATCTTGAGATTTAAGTTCGTAGGCAAACTTTCAGTGCGTCGCAAAACCTTTCGTGCTACACCGTGAAGGTGGTCTTGAAGCAGCTTGCCTGGATGAGAGAAAAAGCAGTTTGTTAGATCAGCACCCATTGGCTTTCATCGCTGAATTGAAAATAATCACCGCTGGCAATCAGTTCTTTGCCTTCGGAGGGATAAATCACCCGCACATACTTTTCGGGGGGATTCCAGAAGTCGTCATTTTGAAATGTAGGGACCCGCTCCACGCCAAGCCGAAACCCTTTTGCGAAAGCTGATGTAGTAATGAGTTTGTCAGTTTTCAGTTGATGATGCTCCGTAATAAACGACTGCGTAACAAACTCGCCATTACCTGCATGGAATTCGCCAGCCGCAATAAAGCTCAACTCAGCAGGGCAGTTGTGCAAACCCAAGATGGGCGTGAACCGCGCTTCTTGCGCTTGAATGGCTATCTGGTAAGCGTCGAAATACTTAGCGGAACGCTCGTTCCTCAACGCCAGAGCCACCCGGTTTCTTGAGTTCTTCAGAAACTCCATTTGCTTCGGAGCCTTTTGAAAGAAGTCCACAACGTAACGCAATGTAAAGGCCCAGGATTCTTTCTTCACGGGGGTTCTGACACAAACTCCGTAAAGCAAATCTTCGGAAAACTGCGGAAAGAGTTGCGCCATCGCTTTCCGCTCGATTCCCAGCACCGCACCTATCAAACCAAGCAAAGCCGTCTTCGTGATGAAATCATGTGTAAGCGGATTGTTATTGGTTTCAGGCTTGCGGTAGTGTGCCCAATTCCCGCTGATGTCGAATAGAAAGCCCTTCATAAGCTCATCTCGACAAACTTACTTGCGTTATTCAACTCATCGCGCAGCTCTTTCTTCTCTGTGTAGAAATTGACCGCTGAAACGACAGGCGAGTTCACGGCCTCTTTTAAGCGTGAGAAATCAAGCGAATAATCATCGCTATTACGAATCTGCTCATCACGCTTTTCTTTTGGCTCAAGTTTGATGAAGCGATCAACACCGTAGAGTTTCTTGGTTGGCTCTGCATAAACAACCTGCAAAAGCAGGAGCGAATTCTGGTTCGACTTTGTGCGTGTGTTGGCATTATTGACGCTCTCCCACAGCGCCTTGAACATCTCCTTGACATCAGCTTCACTCAGGCCCGTGTGCCGCGCTGAATAAGGATTGATCCAGCCGTGAATTTGATTGAGCGAATAGGGAACGACTGTTGTCGTGCCGATAGCCCCTCGTGATTTTTCTTCGCTTGAAGAAAAGACAGAGGTGTTTTGGTGAATACGCAGGTCGGCCTTGTTAAGCGACGGGTTGAGCAAAGCAAACTGCACAGGCCCTGTAAGATTAACCGCGTCACCTTCTTCAGTAGAAATGCCTCCGAACAATCGCACATCGATACACTTTTGCATCAGCCTCAGTGTGTCAATTTCAGCTTTGCCTTTGGCCTTCGCGCGCTGCACCTCGGCATCCTGGCCGTATTTGCCTTTCAAAGCTCGCATGCGCAAAGCCGCCCCCGAGCCTTTAAGCTTCTCATCCGTCTCCAATGCGCTTTTGTCGCTTACGACGAAAATATCAGCGCCTGTCGCAATGAAGTAATCGCGAATGAACCGCTTGATGCGAACATCGCTGACAAGAACTTTTTTGGTCTCGTCGTCATAACGTTGTTCGCCTGTGAAAGGATCGCCATTCGGAATTGAATATGTGCTCTCGTAGAGGAACAGAATTTCGGACTTCTGCACAGGAAGATTGTCGTTGCTCATGGTTTCCCTCCATTAGTTTGATTGAGACTCCGTCGTTGTCTCACTCGCCTTGACCGGAATATCCGGCTTGCCGAAGTAACCTTCAAAAAAGCCGAAGGCGCAATAGTCGCGATGATAATTGGCTTCACTAATTTCGCTCAAGAGCCTCACCAGCTCGATAAACTTCTGCTTCAAGCTGGGATAGGCGCGCTCGTGAATAGCCAGCTTTTCGTTGATGAAGTTGGCGAAAGCAACTAGGCTCTGCTTATCTGAAATGCGCCTTGACAACAAGCCAACGTAATTCTTCTCAAAGGACTTGATCTCCCAGGAGACGGGTTGCGCCAGTTGCCCAAGCAGCTTGCCAGCTTTGTAGCTGTTCGAGTCGTTCATTGTTTCCATTTCCTTATCTCCGCCTTTCCGTAATCGAGTCAGAAACTCGTAGTCAAATTTGAGCAGATTGTAATTCGAGATTTCATTTCGAATGTTGAATTCGTTTTTCCCCACAAATCCGGGAAGCAACAAGTCGTCGCGGGCGTATGTGTCTGCGTAGATTTGCGGAAGCACTTTTAACAAATGGCTTTGATATTTCTTCTTATCCGTAGTCACGTCGCCCAAGATATTCAAGAATGAACGGCGCACATCCAGCGGGCCAAGTTCTTTCCTGCTTTTGATGAGTCTGTTGCGCTTTGCCTCAACGTCTTGACGAATATCGGCAATTCGCTCCCCGACCGCGCGTAGATGACTTTTCTGTAAACCGGCTAGTTCGATCATATCCACGTCGGGTGAAGAGACACCGCCGGCTTTACTGAAAATGAAATCGAATGAATGAATGTTTGCGCCGGTTTCAAATAGAACGTTTGGAGTAAGGCTGTCGAAGAAATTATAGAGGCCGGTCGTTTGTTCGGAAATTAATACTTTGTCTTCCGCTATGCCCTGTTGCGTTGCCTTTGTTGTACTTGATTCCTTTTCGTCGCTCTTGTACTCAAAAAATTCTTCAATCTGGTCAGCGGTCAGATTCTCACCTTTCGGCAAAATGATTATTTTGATGTCCCGTGCGGACAACATCGCTCTTGTTGAGTAATTGATGGCGTAGAGCAAATCCAACACCTCGTCAGCGTTGCCGAAGGCTTTGGCCTTGTACATACTTTCCGGCGTGAAATTCGGGAAGGGAAGATTCTTTTCTGGCGAGGCAAGGGTTTTATAAAGACTCTTTCGCAAAACGATTTGCCCCTTCTGGTTGGTCACAAACTCATCGAGAAGCCTACGGTTTAAGGCGTCTAATTCTTCTTCAAACTCGTACCAATGTTCGCGTTGCCCTTGAAACGCGAAATGCAAGAAACACATCTTTTCCCTGCCCTGTTCTTTTAGAAAGTTCTCGATTTGCTCTCGATGGTCGGCGAAAGAGGCCCTGAATTTCTCAATCGCAGTTCCAGCAAATGGTTTAACATCCTCATTGCCCCGCACGAATGAACTTAAACCGAAAGCGTTTTTTATTTCCGGGTTCTCCATGCGGTAATAGCCTCGCTCTTTATCTTTTATGACGCCATAAGAAATGTCGCCCCAAATGTATTTCATTAAGCTATCAGCGTCTGAAGATTTGTAAGCCAGGTAAAAAAGTTGATGTTTGATAAAATCTTCGTCCATTATTGTCGAGATGTTATCAAGCTCAAATCTAAAGTCTTCTCTTACAGGCAGGGAGAAATAACCGACAGACATCTTCTTATCGCTCAACGGGGCGCGTTTGATATAGCGGTGATGACGCAGTCGATTGGACTGTCGGAGAGTTTTTCCAATCTGTAGCAGGGTTTCTAACATTTGCTCATGCTGCCTTTTCAAAAGTTGGGAGTGTTTTTTATTTCTTTTCTACCATCCCGAAGCCCATGGAGTTGCGGGAGCCGAAGCCGGTCTCGTAGCCTAACTCGATCAGTTCCTTGCTGCTTTCTATCGTGAATGGAGCCAGCCAGCCGCGGACTTTAGTTCCTTCGCTCAGCTCGATTAATACCGAGGGTCGCCGGTTGCGCTTTGTAGCCTCTGCTATATACACCCTGTCCCACTCCCAATGCAAGCCTTCATACACCGGAGCATGACCGTTTAACGCCTCGTACTTGCGCGCCAGGTTGCGCGCGATCACTCCCGACCAGTCATCTTCCAGATTCAAATAGCGCACGCGGTTCTGTTCATCGCGCACTGACTCCGTAATTGGCGCGAGCGCCCGAAAGCTCATCCGCCCGCTGAACTCCGGCGGCGCTATCGTTTCAGCCTCCGCAAGCGTGAATTCAGTGTTCGCAATATGAAACCGCTCGCTGTGGAACAGGCCCGAGACAAAATGCTCGATGAACTCGTCGACTGGCGAACTGACCTGTACCGATACCTCAGGCGACTCCAGCACCATCCGGTCGCCAACCACCCGGCGGCGCTTCACAAACAATCGCGAGAAGGTGAACAGCTTGAAACGCCGGCGGTCGGCTTCAAAGCCTTCATCGTGCAGCGCGGTGGCAAATGCTTCCGAAGCATTGCCGATCGTGCGGTAGATCAATCCTGCCACCGCGTGGTTGTAGTTCAACGGCAATACGGCGTTTCGTTTTGTTGCCAGCAAGGTTAGCTTGACTCGCATCCGTTATACCCCTTGATTCACTATGGACGACGTTTATCGGCTCGTTCGCACAGATTTTTTTAAGGCCGGCACGAAGAATCCGCAGCCCAAGTGACGGTGATTGCCCAGCCCTTGCTCCTGAAGCGCGATAGAATCGTCTTCGCTCAGGTCATGCAGCGTTAAGGCGAAGCCGACGACGCGGCGCCGGCCGGCGCGAAATCGCTCGCGCCGACCCAACTCGATCTCGCAGGCGATGCCCATCTCGTCGAGCCGCCAACAGAGCGCGTCGAGAAACGCCTCTGGTCTTGAGCAGCCGTTGATCACCACGCATCTCGCGTAGAGACTTGCACAGGGCTTGAGCAGCGAAATCCCTGGCGTGCCCAGTCTCACCGGCTGGCCGCCGATCTGTAACCACCGGTGGGCAAGCTCTAACATCCGCGATACGCGGCTCTGCGGCAGGCGCATCCGCAAGTGCACCTGTGGAGCACACGCAAGCGCGCCGCTTGATCGTCTCGCGCTCACAAG encodes:
- the cas4 gene encoding CRISPR-associated protein Cas4; the protein is MKELPQFTGTEVGYYFICHKKLWWFAHGVHMEHEHDRVHLGRLVHEDAYARRKKELDIDGKIVLDWREDGCIHEVKLTDKMEEAHEMQLLYYLYYLKLKGVEGLSGQIDYPKLRQTKTVELTAEKQQRLEETLKEMQRIVALRRAPGVEWMKICRSCSYAELCWG
- the cas2 gene encoding CRISPR-associated endonuclease Cas2; amino-acid sequence: MYVLLVYDVEVKRVGKVHKFLKRHLNWVQNSVFEGELTESQIEEVRIGLGRLMNQESDSVLIYTAREERWLDKQVIGCERGKTDNLL
- the cas6 gene encoding CRISPR-associated endoribonuclease Cas6; translated protein: MRVKLTLLATKRNAVLPLNYNHAVAGLIYRTIGNASEAFATALHDEGFEADRRRFKLFTFSRLFVKRRRVVGDRMVLESPEVSVQVSSPVDEFIEHFVSGLFHSERFHIANTEFTLAEAETIAPPEFSGRMSFRALAPITESVRDEQNRVRYLNLEDDWSGVIARNLARKYEALNGHAPVYEGLHWEWDRVYIAEATKRNRRPSVLIELSEGTKVRGWLAPFTIESSKELIELGYETGFGSRNSMGFGMVEKK
- the cas3 gene encoding CRISPR-associated helicase Cas3', which produces MGADLTNCFFSHPGKLLQDHLHGVARKVLRRTESLPTNLNLKIAEVAALFHDLGKINPNFQAKLTPIKPQGYSGHSYLSAYALFCFAQSNQERIKEWCGDTPKKFLSLAAMIARHHGDLPNFADGIFNSRPFADLQKFLAERNPLPISDFLQLLLPHTKFEINESPDLSERIFRSARYVPMHINDSLAFFLETQFGFACLLESDKRDAGDNEDYKCERLKPYFQQNIAARIDEKLGSYKPDNDLNRARTRMREVAVHSLRSKLKEGRRVFTLSAPTGAGKTMMLLALAKEILGHDPALKVIYALPFLAITEQVEAVCKQVLYGLNEFDEGRLKDEVAVLRIDSRAENSRIEKLQGELETEQNEEKLAEFLRENFSVETFDHPFIVTTFVQVFETLVSNKNATLLRLPNFSRTIFLLDEIQALPPRLYIFFVALLDEFCRQFDSYAVVSTATMPYLKIKPKENVVNQPDNERAEKLFIGYMPPPEILSADCYKEDAFNRYTISNEKHISTVEQLADEIQSCGDSCLVILNTIDDTKRLYTLLQEFYGTDECVLLNTHFTLNDRRAKLNHCQQRLKDKKQIVLVSTQLIEAGVDIDFPVLYRDWCPLPNLIQSAGRCNRNGQYPDGGKVRVVALQSIGGRLSAELIYRGKDKKLLDFGSAEFPEFISEAEMKTVQEKYFEFVGTNLTIGEHEQTNINLHMTRHINKAEFETLGRFKLIDDQRFGEEYRYFIPQSFEDSRFEDLQQLAGIKRGNSFAEARKNRIAVEIKLREMAGDIVQFRLPRDKAFPAFSNDEVLGIRKLADNSDYSTELGIRLEGGGYIL
- the cas1b gene encoding type I-B CRISPR-associated endonuclease Cas1b gives rise to the protein MARHYYLTRAGRLRRKDNTLCFEPTAEAEPSNGATKKSVIEELFSLNTPQQDAPAEFNAPIDEIADEAEASAPALEPDALVDGMGDLALEPEAVSGDEALAGPVTDASADAPVRVAERRVIPIEDVDALWAFGELELNARLLNFLAQHQVPVHFFNYYGYYSGSFYPREYLNAGFVLVRQVRHYSNRRLRLTIAREFIHSALHNILRNLRYYGARGIPLDAETEGVQAEVLRVDAVKDINELMGCEGRARSCYYQGFSKILRERAEFTRRVKRPPDNPVNALISFTNGLVYAAVLTQIYRTQLNPTISFLHEPGARRFSLALDLAEIFKPILADRMLFKLINNRQINQRDFSQDLNGCYLKESGRKAVLKEWDARLETTIEHRRLHRKVSYERLIRLECYKLVKHLTNVEPYVAFRTWW
- the cas5 gene encoding CRISPR-associated protein Cas5; translated protein: MKGFLFDISGNWAHYRKPETNNNPLTHDFITKTALLGLIGAVLGIERKAMAQLFPQFSEDLLYGVCVRTPVKKESWAFTLRYVVDFFQKAPKQMEFLKNSRNRVALALRNERSAKYFDAYQIAIQAQEARFTPILGLHNCPAELSFIAAGEFHAGNGEFVTQSFITEHHQLKTDKLITTSAFAKGFRLGVERVPTFQNDDFWNPPEKYVRVIYPSEGKELIASGDYFQFSDESQWVLI
- the cas6 gene encoding type I-MYXAN CRISPR-associated protein Cas6/Cmx6, which codes for MVYVELRFPLLGATPPRADGRAMFRAISRLVPETANAGWLLVSARRSSGALACAPQVHLRMRLPQSRVSRMLELAHRWLQIGGQPVRLGTPGISLLKPCASLYARCVVINGCSRPEAFLDALCWRLDEMGIACEIELGRRERFRAGRRRVVGFALTLHDLSEDDSIALQEQGLGNHRHLGCGFFVPALKKSVRTSR
- the cas7b gene encoding type I-B CRISPR-associated protein Cas7/Csh2 gives rise to the protein MSNDNLPVQKSEILFLYESTYSIPNGDPFTGEQRYDDETKKVLVSDVRIKRFIRDYFIATGADIFVVSDKSALETDEKLKGSGAALRMRALKGKYGQDAEVQRAKAKGKAEIDTLRLMQKCIDVRLFGGISTEEGDAVNLTGPVQFALLNPSLNKADLRIHQNTSVFSSSEEKSRGAIGTTTVVPYSLNQIHGWINPYSARHTGLSEADVKEMFKALWESVNNANTRTKSNQNSLLLLQVVYAEPTKKLYGVDRFIKLEPKEKRDEQIRNSDDYSLDFSRLKEAVNSPVVSAVNFYTEKKELRDELNNASKFVEMSL